The region CCATGTTTGGAATACAGATAAAACATCCATCGTTTACGGCTTCCGGGTGATCTTTTAACTTTGTGCCTGGAAAACCAACTCTACGGAGTGGGCGCCATATACTTTTTATAAGGCTAAACCTGCCTAGCGGTTTTTCATCAGTAACTTTTGCACTTTTATCTTCCTGACCAATACGAGCGTCGTATTCTTTTCTAATGCTTTTATTCGTTGCATGTTTCCTATACATCTCCTCTATTGTAAGGCCTTCTTCCCAATAATCATCATAACCAAAACCTTCCTTAGCCTGGCGCTTCAACATCTCTAATAGTGTTTTATCAATATCATATAGCTTTCCCTCGACCTCCTGCAAATCGTCGTAGAAAAAATCAGGCCTCATATTTTCCTTAACATGCTCTATAATTGCTTTTACCTCATTTATAACTCCACTGTTTGTTAATAATGGCTCCAAAAGGTCGCTTGTAAAACTGACTCTTTGTTGCTCATTACCCTTCGAATCTAAAAACCTATCTCCCTGCAATTCAACATATAACCCTGCGCTTTCCTTCTTGGCGTTAAGAAGACTTTTCATGTCAAATATATATCTTGTCCAAACTTCTCCAGCACCCGGTTTTTCAAGATCCGCTTGCTCCTGCTCTAAATGCTCCTGCCATTCCTTTCTTGTCATCTCTTCTCTTTTCCTATCCATTTCCATCTTATCCTGTTTGATCATTCCATATTCTACATCGCTCAGCAAGTATACATAGAGGGATCTTCTCTCATTATTTTTCTTATCTTCAGATGGAGATTTAAAACCTCCTTCTTCACCTATTTGCCAAAGTCTTCCTTGCAACTTCCATTCTTCAGGAAATCCCAACTTCTCTGGAAGTTCTTTTCTAATAGTCTGGCGATATCTCCAACCAGAAGGATTATGACCTCCTAAAATAGATAATTTAAGCGGCTGTGCCTTATTATGTGCCCTACGGTCAATGATAATTTCCCCATCGAGATTAAGAACAAATGCATTAGAAGTCCTGTGCAACAAACCTTTCTCGTGTCCTAAATCTGATATTTTCTTCTTTCTGAGCACCCTTCCTACAACATTTTCATTGCCACCTTCACCAACTTCGAGAATGTCTATAAATTCAAGCCCTTTAATTGCCTCATCAGCATATTGCAAATCTCCTTTTTCATCAACATAGTCTACTATATCTTTTGCTAATGCTAAGGCCTTTGGGAGTTCAGCTATAATAACTTGCTGCCCTTCTATTTCTTTTGCAATATAAACTGTCTCTTTTTTTAAGGATAATTCTTTTTCAAGCTCTTCTTTGCGCTTAATATCATCTTGGCTGCCAACTTGAAGTCTTAGGGTTTGTTGAAGATACGCAGGTTGTGCATAGGGAGTTTTTATGAATAAAAATGCTGTAAGAATAACAAAACTAATTATCGTTCTCATCCTTTAATCTCCTTTGGCAATACTTTTTTAAGCTGTAGCATATCGCGGGTAAAAAAATAGTCCTGGTTTTTACTATTTGACTATGCAAGACTCCTTCTTTTATTAATTTTATTATACCAAATTACAGCGAAAAGTCAATGTATTTGAAGTAATAGGGCTCCGTCCCCTGTTACCCGTCCCCTGTTACTTAAAAATCGGAAGGAATTTTAAATACTAGGGTGTACCCAAATAGGACGTCTACTTATTTGTCCGTCTATTGTTTGTTTACTATTTGCCTCATAACCAACCTAAAATCCGCCTACCCCAAGATAGCTTCCCAAGCAAATCCAGGACAGTTTTCTTCATAGTCTGGTAGACGTTTCCGATATTGATATCATCACTGGCCTGCCATGAGGGTTTTGACTCGAAATATTTTTCTACTTGCTCTGCATCATTTGGATGAAACCCCCATCTGCCTCCCATATAGATTTCATAAGTATCATGTCGACCTTCGATAATATCTACGAATATCTGTCTAAAGCTCGCATCTATGTAAAGTTCTCCACATATGTCTTTGTCG is a window of Candidatus Gorgyraea atricola DNA encoding:
- a CDS encoding DUF4922 domain-containing protein, producing the protein MRTIISFVILTAFLFIKTPYAQPAYLQQTLRLQVGSQDDIKRKEELEKELSLKKETVYIAKEIEGQQVIIAELPKALALAKDIVDYVDEKGDLQYADEAIKGLEFIDILEVGEGGNENVVGRVLRKKKISDLGHEKGLLHRTSNAFVLNLDGEIIIDRRAHNKAQPLKLSILGGHNPSGWRYRQTIRKELPEKLGFPEEWKLQGRLWQIGEEGGFKSPSEDKKNNERRSLYVYLLSDVEYGMIKQDKMEMDRKREEMTRKEWQEHLEQEQADLEKPGAGEVWTRYIFDMKSLLNAKKESAGLYVELQGDRFLDSKGNEQQRVSFTSDLLEPLLTNSGVINEVKAIIEHVKENMRPDFFYDDLQEVEGKLYDIDKTLLEMLKRQAKEGFGYDDYWEEGLTIEEMYRKHATNKSIRKEYDARIGQEDKSAKVTDEKPLGRFSLIKSIWRPLRRVGFPGTKLKDHPEAVNDGCFICIPNMANQQRGLRIFDKINGVEYVALANPFQYLKNHITLALIGHEDQGLSLGRIGFMLDLIERLKSFSFSFNAIGAAASIPKHLHFHGTNGKLPLEGEHIGEITLFKSDRLKVSKLDESWPNLVYVIRGDKEKIARFLIGMIDSTAERFPGEDQQEKRAFGILFGRDAEGQRKVYLIPRRKERPSNFGNDFGFCEMGGRLICETTEDFEDTESPEPIEKALRECGYPHKDADEIESIFKDVIESLRTPIEISVKVRNQI